One window from the genome of Hydra vulgaris chromosome 02, alternate assembly HydraT2T_AEP encodes:
- the LOC136076233 gene encoding keratin-associated protein 9-1-like codes for MLTSHEFTCHEFTCHEFTCHEVTCHEFTCHEFTCYEFTCHEFTRHEFTCHEFTCHEFTCLEFTCHEFTCHEFTCYEFTCHEFTCHEFTCHEFTCHEFTCHEFTCHEFTCHEFTCHEFTCHEFTCHEFTCHEFTCHEFTCHEFTCHEFTCHEFTCHEFTCHEFTCHEFTCHEFTCHEFTCHEFTCHEFTCHEFTCQEFTLLNM; via the coding sequence ATGTTAACATCTCATGAGTTTACATGTCACGAGTTTACATGTCACGAGTTTACATGTCATGAGGTTACATGTCATGAGTTTACATGTCACGAGTTTACATGTTATGAGTTTACATGTCATGAGTTTACACGTCACGAGTTTACATGTCACGAGTTTACATGTCATGAGTTTACATGTCTCGAGTTTACATGTCATGAGTTTACATGTCACGAGTTTACATGTTATGAGTTTACATGTCATGAGTTTACATGTCACGAGTTTACATGTCACGAGTTTACATGTCATGAGTTTACATGTCATGAGTTTACATGTCATGAGTTTACATGTCATGAGTTTACATGTCACGAGTTTACATGTCACGAGTTTACATGTCACGAGTTTACATGTCATGAGTTTACATGTCACGAGTTTACATGTCACGAGTTTACATGTCATGAGTTTACATGTCATGAGTTTACATGTCATGAGTTCACATGTCATGAGTTTACATGTCATGAGTTTACATGTCATGAGTTTACATGTCATGAGTTTACATGTCATGAGTTTACATGTCATGAGTTTACATGTCATGAGTTTACATGTCAAGAGTTTACATTGTTAaacatgtaa